Proteins found in one Streptomyces sp. NBC_00461 genomic segment:
- a CDS encoding GNAT family N-acetyltransferase, whose amino-acid sequence MTAADWDLVAAFHAQCSEQNLLRRWGRTRLTPRDLTRLLAQAQCWLGLDADERPLALVCLGPVSREPGVVDLGLQVADDHHRRGIGTALARQAARMARTRGAHTLTAFTQASNAPMLRLLERLGPTRRTRDGPYVEVSIALDACASDALPHTRTAPT is encoded by the coding sequence GTGACGGCGGCGGACTGGGACCTGGTCGCCGCCTTCCACGCGCAGTGTTCCGAACAGAACCTGTTGCGCCGCTGGGGCCGCACCCGCCTCACGCCCCGCGACCTGACACGGCTGCTCGCCCAGGCGCAGTGCTGGCTCGGACTCGACGCGGACGAGCGGCCACTGGCCCTCGTCTGCCTCGGGCCCGTCAGCCGGGAGCCGGGCGTCGTCGACCTCGGACTGCAAGTCGCCGACGACCACCACCGCCGCGGCATCGGAACAGCCCTGGCCCGGCAGGCGGCCCGGATGGCCCGCACGCGCGGGGCACACACCCTCACCGCGTTCACGCAGGCGTCCAACGCGCCGATGCTCCGGCTCCTGGAGCGTCTGGGGCCCACCCGGCGCACCCGCGACGGCCCCTACGTCGAGGTCAGCATCGCCCTGGACGCGTGCGCCTCGGACGCCCTCCCGCACACAAGAACCGCTCCGACATGA
- a CDS encoding DUF3631 domain-containing protein has protein sequence MTQFPTLIDQVAAAVLAPTEVTENPHHRAIVDVFVEIQDLDRQLTALSGADRPAGVSATEQLDTLTDLLIERMAAGAELSALLSTSCCCAAAYGPEPPSEYEPVEDEEPDFDPDLDPDFEGLDDFEDLEGPDDLDGFDDLHKATCEEFLTCPSRPRTIVHACLDIFDVLGAAEYVSTAELVTRLRELPGEADGRWRYADLTPVRLALLLRPYGVQSRKPRKVDGSRYRAYRRGDLQAARPDCSC, from the coding sequence TTGACGCAGTTCCCCACCCTGATCGACCAGGTCGCCGCCGCGGTACTGGCGCCGACCGAGGTCACCGAGAACCCGCACCACCGCGCCATCGTCGATGTGTTCGTCGAGATCCAGGACCTCGACCGGCAGCTCACCGCCCTGTCCGGCGCCGACCGTCCCGCCGGCGTCAGTGCCACCGAGCAGCTCGACACGCTCACCGACCTGCTGATCGAACGCATGGCAGCCGGAGCCGAGTTGAGTGCGCTGCTGTCCACCTCCTGCTGCTGCGCGGCTGCGTACGGGCCCGAACCGCCCAGCGAGTACGAGCCGGTGGAGGACGAAGAGCCCGACTTCGATCCGGACCTCGATCCCGACTTCGAGGGCCTCGACGACTTCGAGGATCTGGAGGGTCCCGACGACCTCGACGGCTTCGATGACCTCCACAAGGCCACGTGCGAGGAGTTCCTGACCTGCCCGAGCCGGCCGAGGACGATTGTCCACGCCTGCCTTGACATCTTCGACGTCCTGGGTGCAGCGGAGTATGTGAGCACCGCGGAGCTGGTCACGCGCCTGCGCGAGCTGCCCGGCGAGGCCGATGGACGCTGGCGCTATGCCGACCTCACCCCGGTCCGCCTCGCTCTGCTCCTGCGCCCCTACGGAGTCCAGTCCCGCAAGCCGCGCAAGGTCGACGGCAGCCGCTACCGGGCCTACCGGCGCGGCGACCTGCAGGCCGCCCGCCCGGACTGCTCCTGCTGA
- a CDS encoding DUF4913 domain-containing protein, with the protein MPESIVPPEGGEPEPVRLPESDLESIEASVRKLLGQSAEQARQLDSLASAPPPTDSPFGAFGMPGFAGLAPQSSLPEPRPILELEGEEYEDELDALSDWVDDFLVRVYGAEVTTAAPWCEQWQEHADVVAWLHALWLAYQQHKDPEAGLSGLFVWHRDFLTHAMATVRAAGGPLSACMTDPDRPAHRLLPGPPPSSRTTAETAESDENGAPGQGAG; encoded by the coding sequence GTGCCTGAATCCATAGTCCCCCCGGAGGGCGGGGAGCCGGAACCGGTCCGGCTGCCGGAGTCCGATCTGGAGAGCATTGAGGCGAGCGTCCGCAAACTGCTGGGCCAGTCTGCCGAGCAGGCCCGCCAGCTCGACAGCCTCGCCTCCGCACCGCCGCCCACGGACTCACCGTTCGGCGCCTTCGGCATGCCAGGGTTCGCGGGCCTGGCGCCGCAGAGCTCCTTGCCGGAGCCCCGCCCGATCCTGGAGCTGGAGGGCGAGGAGTACGAAGACGAGCTCGACGCGCTGTCGGACTGGGTGGATGACTTCCTCGTCCGGGTCTACGGGGCGGAGGTCACCACCGCCGCCCCGTGGTGCGAGCAGTGGCAGGAACACGCCGACGTCGTCGCCTGGCTCCACGCCCTGTGGCTGGCCTACCAGCAGCATAAGGATCCCGAGGCCGGTCTGTCCGGCCTGTTCGTCTGGCACCGGGACTTCCTCACCCACGCCATGGCCACCGTCCGGGCTGCCGGCGGGCCGCTGTCCGCGTGCATGACCGATCCGGACCGCCCCGCCCACCGCCTGCTGCCCGGACCGCCGCCCTCGAGCCGGACCACCGCCGAAACCGCAGAGTCCGACGAGAACGGCGCACCCGGCCAGGGGGCCGGATGA
- a CDS encoding DNA-methyltransferase, which yields MPFSLHQGDALGVLAELPDDCVDSVITDPPYNSGGRTAKERTSRSAKQKYTSADAGHELPDFTGENMDQRSYGFWLTQIMTEAHRLTKVGGTALLFTDWRQLPITTDAIQAAGWLWRGVLAWHKPQARPQKGRFTQNCEFVVWASNGPIDASRNPVYLPGLYSASQPSGKSRQHITQKPVSVMRELVQISPPGGTVLDFTCGSGSTGVAALLEGRDFIGVEKTKHYAAIAADRLTETLQQTLSQDDLTLTS from the coding sequence TTGCCTTTTTCCCTGCACCAGGGCGACGCGCTCGGCGTCCTCGCCGAACTGCCGGACGACTGCGTCGACTCCGTCATCACCGACCCGCCGTACAACAGCGGCGGGCGAACGGCCAAGGAGCGCACCTCCCGCAGCGCGAAGCAGAAGTACACCTCTGCCGACGCAGGTCACGAACTGCCGGACTTCACCGGTGAGAACATGGATCAGCGGTCGTACGGCTTCTGGCTGACCCAGATCATGACCGAGGCACACCGGCTCACCAAGGTCGGCGGCACGGCGCTGCTGTTCACCGACTGGCGGCAGCTGCCGATCACCACGGATGCCATCCAGGCCGCCGGCTGGCTCTGGCGTGGCGTGCTCGCCTGGCACAAGCCGCAGGCCCGCCCTCAGAAGGGACGTTTCACCCAGAACTGCGAATTCGTCGTCTGGGCCAGCAACGGACCGATCGACGCCTCCAGGAACCCGGTCTACCTGCCCGGCTTGTACAGCGCCTCGCAGCCGTCGGGCAAGAGTCGCCAGCACATCACGCAGAAGCCCGTCTCCGTCATGCGGGAGCTGGTGCAGATCTCCCCGCCCGGCGGCACGGTGCTCGACTTCACCTGCGGATCCGGCTCGACGGGAGTCGCGGCCCTGCTGGAGGGCCGCGATTTCATCGGCGTCGAGAAGACCAAGCACTATGCCGCGATAGCAGCCGACCGGCTCACTGAAACGCTGCAACAGACTTTGTCCCAGGACGACTTGACCCTCACGTCCTGA
- a CDS encoding C40 family peptidase, protein MKGVAAGIGVFVLSPLLLAGTAMLMATSSEAAQTTYSSFSCVGDVDTDTVVEQVTKILNGATAKAVHVEGLSLPEEQIPNARTIVATGLGLHVPKKGQIIALATAMQESRLRNLNAGDRDSLGLFQQRPSQGWGTATEIHDPVYASEQFYKHLLAVDGWQQLTVAQAAQKVQRSGYPDAYADWEELATALHKAIAATFPDADHDTSETNTTSSTAPCAAAKDGSGYGSIPEGSVPKGYSIPKDADPKAREAIAWAMAQLGTMYQWGGTCTAPHGPDPMGRCDCSSLTQQAYKHVGIQLTRTTYTQVNEGKAVSPKALKPGDLIFSRGSAARPEHVGMYLGSGLAIEAPRTGKPVRITPLADWDILAARRVI, encoded by the coding sequence TTGAAGGGCGTGGCCGCCGGCATCGGCGTCTTCGTCCTCTCTCCTCTCCTCCTCGCCGGCACGGCCATGCTGATGGCCACCAGCAGCGAGGCCGCCCAGACCACCTACTCGTCCTTCAGCTGCGTGGGCGACGTCGACACCGACACGGTCGTCGAGCAGGTCACCAAGATCCTCAACGGTGCGACCGCCAAGGCCGTGCACGTCGAGGGCCTGTCCCTGCCCGAGGAACAGATCCCCAACGCCCGCACGATCGTGGCCACCGGGCTCGGCCTCCACGTGCCGAAGAAGGGCCAGATCATCGCGCTCGCCACCGCGATGCAGGAATCCCGGCTGCGCAACCTGAACGCTGGCGACCGCGACTCGCTGGGTCTGTTCCAGCAACGGCCGAGCCAGGGATGGGGCACCGCTACGGAGATCCACGACCCCGTCTACGCGAGCGAGCAGTTCTACAAGCACCTGCTCGCGGTGGACGGTTGGCAGCAACTGACCGTCGCCCAGGCCGCGCAGAAGGTCCAGCGCTCCGGCTACCCCGACGCCTATGCCGACTGGGAGGAGCTGGCGACCGCCCTGCACAAGGCGATCGCCGCGACGTTCCCCGACGCCGACCATGACACCAGCGAGACGAACACCACCTCCAGTACCGCGCCCTGTGCGGCGGCCAAGGACGGCTCCGGGTACGGCAGCATCCCGGAAGGGTCGGTACCGAAGGGCTACTCGATTCCGAAGGACGCCGATCCGAAGGCGCGCGAGGCGATCGCCTGGGCGATGGCGCAGCTCGGCACGATGTACCAGTGGGGCGGCACCTGCACGGCGCCGCACGGCCCCGACCCGATGGGCCGCTGCGACTGCAGCTCGCTGACCCAGCAGGCGTACAAGCACGTCGGCATCCAGCTCACCCGCACCACGTATACGCAGGTCAACGAGGGCAAGGCCGTGTCCCCCAAGGCGCTCAAGCCCGGTGACCTGATCTTCTCCCGCGGCAGCGCCGCCCGCCCCGAGCACGTCGGCATGTACCTCGGCTCGGGACTCGCGATCGAGGCCCCCCGTACCGGAAAGCCTGTGCGGATCACGCCGCTCGCGGACTGGGACATCCTCGCCGCCCGCCGCGTCATCTGA
- a CDS encoding DUF6112 family protein: protein MHLLETVQYLAYDPGITPSGGGLPGLAVLKNVVNSINLFAIVAVVGALAVSLGVWAWGHHTGGHQAEANGKKGAVVAAGAALGLGAANGVVAFFSALGSQVH from the coding sequence TTGCACCTGCTCGAAACCGTGCAGTATCTGGCCTACGACCCCGGCATCACGCCCTCGGGCGGTGGCCTGCCCGGCCTCGCCGTGCTCAAGAACGTCGTCAACTCGATCAACCTGTTCGCGATCGTCGCCGTTGTCGGCGCGCTCGCCGTCTCCCTCGGCGTGTGGGCGTGGGGCCACCACACCGGCGGCCACCAGGCCGAGGCCAACGGCAAGAAGGGCGCGGTGGTCGCGGCGGGCGCCGCCCTTGGTCTCGGCGCCGCGAACGGGGTCGTGGCGTTCTTCTCCGCCCTGGGGTCGCAGGTCCACTGA
- a CDS encoding SCO6881 family protein — translation MGFCDLPLADKLCAVGDAVDFASDPGTAIGNWMAKSAGELAAAAADLAAEAVNTTTKVDLNAGWFRDNYEMILPIGLVVLVATFCAQLVRAAIRRDGQALTQAFTGTATGVLFAFTAIAFTTVAIEVVDALSDGLFKAANLDIATAVRRIVKVGQIAELSGLGWLVTVFVGIGAAIGAFLYWCVMMVRKVGILVMVTLAVFAGAGGGWEVARRWRKGWIEATATLVVSKLLMTVIFVLGIAAMGKTEAKDGIAALADVMAGIVILALVLLCPYATFKFVHWAASEGSDAETLHRSGGAGAQMARQHAERAGRKAAAAVATAGTGGAAAGAGAAPQGPDSVPGGFPGDIAANPDTGKEGGSSNAPSSGSEGIKNGLDKAVQPPPTSPRDDTSGQFGGAPGPGGGSGSPPSGGSGFMSQPGAGASTPPPQGAPPAPNSAGTSSGTGAPPPPPAGL, via the coding sequence TTGGGCTTCTGCGACCTCCCTCTCGCGGACAAACTCTGCGCCGTCGGTGATGCCGTGGATTTCGCCTCCGACCCGGGCACGGCCATCGGCAACTGGATGGCCAAGAGCGCGGGCGAACTCGCCGCAGCTGCAGCCGACTTGGCCGCCGAGGCGGTCAACACCACCACCAAGGTCGACTTGAACGCCGGGTGGTTCCGAGACAACTACGAGATGATCCTGCCGATCGGCCTGGTCGTCCTCGTCGCCACGTTCTGCGCCCAGCTCGTGCGCGCCGCGATCCGCCGCGACGGCCAGGCGCTCACCCAGGCATTCACCGGCACCGCCACCGGCGTGCTGTTCGCGTTCACCGCGATCGCCTTCACCACCGTCGCCATCGAAGTCGTCGACGCATTGAGCGACGGACTCTTCAAGGCCGCCAACCTCGACATCGCCACCGCGGTGCGGCGCATCGTCAAGGTGGGACAGATCGCCGAACTGTCCGGCCTGGGCTGGCTCGTCACCGTCTTCGTCGGCATCGGCGCCGCGATCGGCGCCTTCCTCTACTGGTGCGTGATGATGGTCCGCAAGGTCGGCATCCTCGTCATGGTCACCCTCGCCGTCTTCGCCGGAGCCGGCGGAGGCTGGGAGGTCGCCCGCCGCTGGCGCAAGGGCTGGATCGAAGCCACCGCCACCCTCGTGGTCAGCAAGTTGCTGATGACTGTGATCTTCGTCCTGGGGATCGCCGCGATGGGCAAGACCGAGGCGAAGGACGGCATCGCCGCCCTCGCCGACGTGATGGCCGGCATCGTCATCCTGGCGCTGGTCCTGCTATGCCCGTACGCCACGTTCAAGTTCGTGCACTGGGCCGCCTCCGAGGGCTCCGACGCCGAGACCCTGCACCGCTCCGGCGGAGCCGGTGCGCAGATGGCCCGTCAGCACGCCGAACGCGCCGGACGCAAAGCCGCCGCCGCGGTCGCGACCGCGGGGACTGGCGGTGCCGCGGCCGGAGCAGGCGCCGCTCCCCAGGGCCCGGACTCCGTGCCGGGCGGCTTCCCCGGCGACATCGCCGCCAACCCGGACACCGGCAAGGAAGGCGGCAGCTCAAACGCCCCGTCGTCCGGGAGCGAGGGGATCAAGAACGGTCTGGACAAGGCCGTCCAGCCCCCGCCGACCAGCCCTCGTGACGACACCAGTGGTCAGTTCGGCGGTGCACCCGGACCGGGTGGCGGTTCCGGATCGCCCCCCAGCGGCGGCAGCGGCTTCATGTCGCAGCCCGGCGCCGGCGCCTCGACGCCACCGCCGCAGGGCGCCCCGCCGGCACCGAACTCGGCCGGCACCTCCAGCGGAACTGGGGCACCGCCGCCTCCGCCCGCCGGCCTGTGA
- a CDS encoding SCO6880 family protein, with the protein MSDLTVQPLTVKFPHRSRRGILLGLSLPQLVLVSCALALLLVTVVSTGLLGAIALAPLWAAVAALVVVRRHGRSLIDWAPIVLRFARRRRTGQSLWLARPVTRPRQDGILHLPGTAASLRVVTPGDSANQAAAVHDPHGQTLTAVARVSSRAFALLDPASQNHNVSSWGRALAGIARTGHVATVQVLERTVPDSGDTLTRYWAQQGHPETPVAGQVYSELVASAGPAAAPHEAYLAISLDLKAAKRLISQAGGGLPGAFTVMEQTTSAIAQAARSAGLMVTGWLSAREIAAVIRTAYDPRALSALQQWSNSGRAEADPAAAGPVVQVEEYDRLATDSARHATYWVEDWPRTETSAGFLHGLMFTAGVRRTLSLMYVPQGFESAMRDVQRKKAAIIADANERSRRGQVDSEADSVEYADVKVRERQLIAGHADVSLTGLLTVSAETDALLDAACAQIETAAVTAQVDLRRLNFQQPDAFTLGALPLARTAL; encoded by the coding sequence TTGTCTGATCTCACCGTCCAACCGCTCACCGTCAAATTCCCCCACCGGTCCAGGCGCGGCATCCTGCTCGGCCTCTCCCTGCCCCAACTCGTCCTCGTATCCTGCGCGTTGGCTCTGCTGCTGGTCACGGTGGTATCCACCGGGCTCCTCGGCGCCATCGCCCTGGCGCCGCTGTGGGCCGCGGTCGCCGCCCTGGTCGTCGTCCGCAGGCACGGCCGCTCGCTGATCGACTGGGCGCCGATCGTCCTGCGCTTCGCCCGGCGGCGGCGTACCGGCCAGAGCCTGTGGCTCGCCCGGCCCGTCACCCGTCCCCGCCAGGACGGCATCCTGCACCTGCCCGGCACCGCCGCCTCACTGCGCGTGGTCACGCCCGGCGATTCCGCCAACCAGGCCGCCGCCGTGCACGACCCGCACGGCCAGACCCTGACCGCCGTCGCCCGCGTCTCCAGCAGGGCCTTCGCGCTCCTCGACCCGGCGAGTCAGAACCACAACGTCAGCAGCTGGGGGCGGGCCCTGGCGGGCATCGCCCGCACCGGACACGTCGCCACTGTGCAGGTCCTGGAGCGCACCGTGCCCGACAGCGGCGACACCCTCACCCGCTACTGGGCCCAGCAGGGCCACCCCGAAACCCCGGTCGCCGGACAGGTCTACAGCGAACTTGTCGCCTCCGCCGGCCCGGCCGCCGCCCCGCACGAGGCGTACCTGGCGATCTCCCTCGACCTCAAGGCCGCCAAGCGCCTCATCAGTCAGGCCGGCGGCGGGCTGCCCGGCGCCTTCACTGTGATGGAACAGACCACGTCCGCCATCGCCCAGGCCGCGCGCAGCGCCGGACTGATGGTGACCGGCTGGCTCAGCGCCCGCGAGATCGCCGCCGTCATCCGCACCGCCTACGACCCCAGGGCGCTGTCTGCGCTGCAGCAGTGGTCCAACTCCGGCCGGGCCGAAGCCGACCCGGCAGCCGCCGGGCCCGTGGTTCAGGTCGAGGAGTACGACCGGCTCGCCACCGACTCCGCCCGGCACGCCACCTACTGGGTCGAGGACTGGCCGCGCACCGAAACGAGCGCGGGCTTTTTGCACGGCCTGATGTTCACGGCCGGGGTCCGGCGCACCCTCTCCCTTATGTATGTGCCGCAGGGGTTCGAGTCCGCGATGCGCGACGTGCAGCGCAAGAAGGCGGCGATCATCGCCGACGCCAACGAACGCTCGCGTCGCGGGCAGGTGGACTCCGAAGCCGACTCCGTGGAGTACGCGGACGTCAAGGTCCGCGAGCGCCAGTTGATCGCCGGACACGCCGACGTGTCGCTGACCGGGCTGCTCACCGTCTCCGCGGAGACCGACGCCCTGCTCGACGCCGCGTGCGCGCAGATCGAGACCGCCGCCGTCACCGCCCAGGTCGATCTGCGACGGCTCAACTTCCAGCAGCCCGACGCCTTCACGCTCGGCGCCCTCCCCCTCGCCCGCACGGCCCTGTAG
- a CDS encoding DUF6238 family protein, giving the protein MTSAIPVGDAYPYLRAASAGIRHHARALTPRTQHTASPADRVHLDVLHAHLTALHHLLDQLAESTRPPHPAAGRHLATAHTRLWQSAAAVHDAFHLLPAADETPTDTECRPERLPEGPPVLTICQRHLAAGHVVRRKTTPSDLNTPLHGHTTTCSQ; this is encoded by the coding sequence TTGACCTCTGCCATCCCCGTCGGCGACGCGTACCCGTACCTGCGGGCCGCCAGCGCCGGTATCCGCCACCACGCCCGCGCCCTCACCCCACGCACCCAGCACACCGCTTCACCCGCGGATCGCGTGCACCTCGACGTGCTGCACGCCCATCTGACCGCACTGCACCACCTGCTCGACCAGCTCGCCGAATCCACCCGTCCGCCGCATCCCGCCGCCGGCCGCCATCTCGCCACCGCGCACACCCGGCTGTGGCAGTCCGCCGCCGCGGTGCACGACGCCTTCCACCTCCTGCCCGCCGCGGATGAGACCCCGACGGACACGGAATGCCGCCCCGAGCGGCTGCCCGAGGGTCCACCCGTCCTGACCATCTGCCAGCGCCACCTCGCCGCAGGTCACGTCGTCCGCCGCAAGACCACGCCCAGCGACCTGAACACCCCGCTGCACGGCCACACCACCACCTGCAGCCAGTAA
- a CDS encoding ATP-binding protein: MSHRPARRARRASASPLFTPHGTDRASRKAARRQLAEAAAKARLEAAAHTSGAGVAEQEMPAPLFPPAGRPGPASSRNNRLKLPAHRMTTATASGAYPFLAEGGLGAEGIYIGRDVHAEASFCFDPFALYGKVEGFTNPNVLLAGVIGQGKSALAKSFALRSIAFGYRVYVPCDPKGEWTPVAQALGGTSIALGPGLPGKLNPLDAAPRPNSVSEADWAGEIRKRRLLLLGSLARTVLGRDLLPMEHTGLDVALDAVVTRAAATGRTPLLGDIAATLNNPDELDVAGGIMSGRLGDASRDLAHAMRRLVHGDLAGMFDAPSTVAFDPNSPMLTIDLSRLGGSGDDTALVLAMTCASAWMESALSDPNGGRRWIVYDEAWRLMRHPGLLQRMQSQWKLSRGLGIANLMVIHRLSDLLTAGDAGSRGRALAEGLLADCSTRIVYRQETDQLHAAAALLGLTSVETDAISHLNRGRGLWKVAGRSFIVQHLLHPHELALFDTDARMH, from the coding sequence ATGAGCCACCGGCCTGCGCGCCGAGCCCGCCGCGCCAGCGCCAGCCCCCTGTTCACCCCGCACGGCACCGATCGCGCGTCTCGCAAGGCTGCCCGCCGGCAGCTCGCCGAGGCCGCCGCGAAGGCTCGCCTCGAAGCAGCCGCCCACACCAGCGGCGCTGGCGTAGCAGAACAGGAGATGCCGGCGCCCCTCTTCCCACCCGCCGGGCGACCCGGCCCCGCGTCCTCCCGCAACAACAGGCTCAAGCTGCCCGCCCACCGCATGACCACGGCTACCGCGAGCGGGGCGTACCCGTTTCTCGCCGAAGGCGGCCTCGGCGCCGAGGGCATCTACATCGGCCGCGACGTCCACGCCGAAGCCAGTTTCTGCTTCGACCCGTTCGCGCTGTACGGCAAGGTCGAGGGCTTCACCAACCCCAACGTGCTCCTTGCCGGGGTGATCGGGCAGGGCAAGTCGGCGCTGGCCAAGTCCTTCGCGTTGAGGTCGATCGCCTTCGGGTACCGGGTCTACGTCCCGTGTGATCCGAAGGGGGAATGGACGCCCGTGGCGCAGGCGCTGGGCGGTACCTCCATCGCGCTCGGGCCGGGCCTGCCCGGAAAGCTGAACCCTCTGGACGCGGCACCGCGGCCCAACAGCGTCTCCGAGGCCGACTGGGCTGGCGAGATCCGAAAGCGCCGCCTGCTGCTGCTCGGCTCGCTGGCCCGCACCGTGCTCGGTCGGGACCTGCTGCCGATGGAGCACACCGGCCTCGACGTCGCGCTGGATGCCGTCGTCACCCGCGCCGCCGCCACCGGTCGCACCCCGCTGCTCGGCGACATCGCCGCCACCCTCAACAACCCCGACGAACTCGATGTGGCCGGCGGCATCATGTCCGGCCGCCTCGGCGACGCCTCCCGCGACCTGGCCCACGCCATGCGCAGGCTGGTCCACGGCGACCTCGCCGGGATGTTCGACGCCCCGAGCACGGTGGCCTTCGATCCCAACTCGCCGATGCTCACCATCGACCTGTCCCGCCTGGGCGGATCCGGCGACGACACCGCCTTGGTCTTGGCGATGACCTGCGCGTCCGCGTGGATGGAATCCGCACTGTCCGACCCGAACGGCGGCCGGCGCTGGATCGTCTACGACGAAGCCTGGCGCCTGATGCGCCACCCCGGCCTCCTGCAGCGCATGCAGTCCCAGTGGAAGCTGAGCCGCGGACTCGGCATCGCGAACCTGATGGTGATCCACCGGCTGTCTGACCTGCTCACCGCGGGCGACGCCGGCTCCCGCGGTCGAGCCCTCGCCGAAGGTCTGCTCGCCGACTGCTCCACCCGCATCGTCTACCGGCAGGAGACCGACCAACTCCATGCCGCAGCAGCCCTGCTGGGCCTGACCTCGGTGGAGACCGACGCGATCTCCCACCTCAACCGAGGCCGAGGCTTGTGGAAGGTCGCGGGGCGCAGCTTCATCGTGCAGCACCTCCTGCACCCCCACGAACTGGCGCTCTTCGACACCGACGCCCGCATGCACTGA